A single region of the Oncorhynchus keta strain PuntledgeMale-10-30-2019 unplaced genomic scaffold, Oket_V2 Un_contig_889_pilon_pilon, whole genome shotgun sequence genome encodes:
- the LOC118382959 gene encoding E3 ubiquitin-protein ligase TRIM39-like produces the protein MASEQQRGDEPSLPRKEAVCPGCHGAGPLVLPCGHSLCEACLGLCEGELGQGGCTICYGRDLLDCVLKRLLDSLFQGQPRRARDGGVEDGDRELCPMHGERLTLYCVEDKEMVCVACQSEEHDDHECCPTEEAVHDCKRELTSALRPLQEKLEALNTVKQTCEESAEHIKSQAQQTERLVQQQFEKLHQFLRDEEAAVISALKEEEQEKTQGMRDRIDRTTDQINSLSEAIEVTVEAMDTGDDITFLKNFKRTSERTQVTVQEPDEVTGALLDVAKHLGCLNYRVWERMQDFITYTPVTLDPNTANVCLSLSDDLTGLRYTEEEERLPDNPERFCYYECVLGSEGFNSGRHTWDVEVGVNSEWAVGVAWETVSRKEWFTPSPERGLWTICYYGGEYRARTATATPLVLKRRPQEVRVQLDWDRGRVIFSDASDNTLIYKFQHKFTQRVFPYFSNTCKRHPLRISAGKVSVTAE, from the exons ATGGCGTCTGAGCAGCAAAGGGGTGATGAGCCCTCTCTCCCCAGGAAAGAGGCTGTGTGCCCGGGCTGTCACGGAGCAGGGCCCCTGGTCCTGCCGTGTGGCCACAGCCTGTGTGAGGCCTGCCTGGGGCTGTGTGAGGGCGAGCTGGGCCAGGGGGGCTGTACCATCTGCTATGGCAGAGACCTGCTGGACTGCGTCCTGAAGAGACTGCTGGACTCCCTGTTCCAAGGGCAGCCGCGGCGGGCCAGGGATGGAGGTGTAGAGGACGGGGACAGGGAGCTGTGTCCTATGCATGGGGAGAGGCTGACGTTGTATTGTGTGGAGGACAAGGAGATGGTGTGTGTGGCGTGTCAGAGCGAGGAGCACGACGACCACGAGTGTTGTCCCACGGAGGAGGCTGTGCACGACTGCAAG AGGGAGCTGACGTCTGCCCTGAGACCTCTACAAGAGAAGCTGGAGGCTCTGAACACTGTCAAGCAGACCTGTGAAGAGTCAGCTGAACACATCAAG AGCCAGGCACAGCAGACCGAGCGCCTGGTCCAGCAGCAGTTTGAGAAGCTGCACCAGTTCCTCCGAGACGAGGAAGCTGCTGTGATCTCTGCTCTgaaggaagaggagcaggagaagaCCCAGGGGATGAGGGACAGGATAGACAGAACAACAGACCAGATCAACTCTCTATCTGAGGCCATTGAGGTGACGGTGGAGGCCATGGACACTGGTGATGACATAACCTTCCTCAAG AACTTCAAGAGGACCTCTGAGAG GACTCAGGTGACAGTACAGGAGCCAGATGAGGTGACAGGAGCTCTGCTGGACGTGGCCAAACACCTGGGCTGTCTCAACTACAGAGTCTGGGAGAGGATGCAGGACTTCATTACATACA CTCCTGTGACTCTGGACCCCAACACGGCTaatgtctgcctgtctctgtctgatgATCTGACCGGCCTGCggtacacagaggaggaggagcgaCTCCCTGACAACCCAGAGAGGTTCTGTTACTATGAGTGTGTCCTGGGTTCCGAGGGCTTCAACTCCGGACGACACACCTGGGACGTGGAGGTGGGCGTGAACAGCGAGTGGGCCGTGGGCGTGGCATGGGAGACGGTCTCGAGGAAGGAGTGGTTCACCCCGAGCCCAG AGAGGGGCCTGTGGACCATCTGCTACTATGGAGGTGAATACCGCGCCCGCACGGCCACCGCCACCCCCCTGGTCCTGAAAAGAAGGCCCCAGGAGGTCAGAGTGCAGCTGGACTGGGACAGAGGCAGGGTGATCTTCTCCGACGCCTCAGACAACACGCTCATCTACAAGTTCCAACACAAGTTCACCCAGAGAGTGTTCCCTTACTTCTCCAACACCTGCAAGAGACATCCTCTGAGGATCTCAGCTGGGAAGGTGTCAGTTACAGCGGAGTAG